The genomic window AAACAGTTCTTTTGAACATTATATCTGCATTACGAACAGGTCTTACAGAGTGCTTATTCCATTCACTCTCATCAATCTCCTGTGCATAAGCCACACTAGCAACGATAGTCAATGCTAGTAGAAGTAATCCTCTTAGACTTTTCATAATTAAATTCTTAGTATACTGCGATAGTTGTAATACCACCTACACCTGGTACAGTCTCTGTATTACCTTGTGAGTTTTTACGTACAACTTTTTTCACATCGATTACAATACGTACACCATCAGTTTTTGGTGCGTTTCTTAGGATATTTCCGATATCCATATCTTGCTTACCGCCAGTAAGACGAATTGGTTTACCGATTGGCTTAGTACCAAAAGCAACTGTTGCTTCCCAATCCACAACTCTATAGTTTGCCTCATCTGGTAAAGCTGCCTTAAATTCTGAATCCGCCACTGGACGAACACGTAATTTAGAAGTTTTACGAGAGATACCTTTCTTTAAATCCACACCTGGGAATTCGATTGAAGGTTTAGGTACACCACGAGTTTTGAAAGATTTAGTACCAATCTTATTACCACCACTTGTCACAGTTAAGTTTACTGACTTAGCCTTTAACGTTGGGATAATCGTTGCTACTTTACCTTTGCTCATTACTTTAGCGTTAGTTGCAGTAAATCTAGGGTTGTAAGACTCACCTAAAGCAGGTACGTCAACAACTAATTTGTTTGCAACATTTCTATATAAAGCATTTACTGTAGCTGAATTAACTGAGATAGATGGTTTTACAACCACATATTCTTCTTCAACTAGTAATGTTGTATCACCGAAAGGTGTTGTATAAGTAATAGCACCTTTCCAAGTTTGAGTTGAACGACCGTTTTTGTCATATTTTACTGGCTTTGCTGGGAACTTCACTTCACCAACACCATCTACAACTTTAATAGAACTACCGTTATACTGCATTCTTGGTTTTGCAGCTGAAGAAGACGCAGCAATAAACATTGTTGCCTCATAATCTAAACCTGCTGCTACATACTTAGATGTAGGTTTTACAACTGCAACAACTTTATCGAAAACTACTCTACCACCTACACGATCATTAAGTACTTTTAATACTTTAGTTTCATTTTGAAGAACTTCTGATGACATTTCTGAAAGAATTGCCATACAAGCTGCAGCTGGAGTTTCTTCAAATTGAATGTAAGCGAAATCTTTATTCTTGTTGTCCTTATCGTTTTTATATTGTGGCATATCCTTCGCAGGTTTCGCCAACTTACCGATCTTCTTCCAAGTCTTAGTAGTGTCAAACTTCTCAGCTACTGCATCATAATGCTTAGCTAATTCATTTAACTTCTTCTCTAAGTCGTATGCTTTACCTTTTTTCTTAGCACCTTCAACACCGATCAGGATATTACCAGGAATTTGAGTATCACTCTTTCCTTTTAATTCTCCGTTTTCTTTGCCTCCAGTTTTCTCAATGATTTCTTTTTTCAAATCATCGATATATGCGATTACTTTAGATGTTTCTTTTCTTAGAGCTTGAGCTTCAGATAAAACTTCTTTTGTAATTTCATTATTCTTCTTTGCAACTGCAGCCTCAATCGCGTGCAATTGTCTATCATTTTCTTGATGAGTAATGCCATTTGAGTTCTCTAAAGATTGCTCAATAAACATAAACTTGTCAAGTACTGTGTTACTTACGTTCAACGCAAGCATGGCCATTAGCACTAAGTACATTAGGCCAATCATCCGTTGTCTTGGTGTTTCCTTACCTCCTGCCATTAGTCTTTTAAGATTATTGTGTTAAAAAATAGACTTTGTGAAAGACTAAAATTAACCTTTCATTGCAGTTAGCATTTTACCATATACATTGTTCAACTGAGTTAAGTTAGTTGTCAATGTAGACATTTGAGTCTTGAATTTAGAAGCTTCTTTAGATGCTTCATCCATACTTTGAACAGCTGTAGCTAAATTACCGTGGAACTTGTTAATAGTCTTAAGGTGGTTGTTAGCATCCTTAAGCTCCATTTCGTATACTGCATTTAAAGCACCTAAGTTCTTAGTAATTGCTTGTACTTGAGCTTGGTGAGCTTTAGAATCAGCAGCAGTACCTTCCATAGTTTTCATTGCTGTAACTGTAGTAGAGAAAGACTTATTCAAGTCGCCCATTGATTTTGTAGCTACTTGTAAGCTTCTTGAGTACTCGTCTGACGCACCTGCTACGCTAGCAACAGATTTCATTTGACCTACTGACTTGTTTAAGTTCTCCATACCTGAACCAAAGTTCTTGAATACTTCTGGAGTTAATTTAGCGTCAGCAAGTAATTTATCCATAGCACCTAATGCTGCTAAGTCTTTTGAAGGATCTGCTTTTGCTTTCTTTTTAGGAGCAGCAGCTTCACCGCTTAATAATTCTGGATAAGCTAATTCCCAATCATAATGTTTCTCAACTGGAGGAGCTGGAGCAAATGCACCCATAAAGAATAATAATGCCTCAGTAATTAGACCCGCTGCTAAGATTGGACCACCGTTCGGTAAGTGAAGAATCTTGAACATGGCTCCAATAATTACAACTGATGCTCCTAAGTTTGTTAAGATCGGAACATACACTCTGTAGAACTTTTGTCTACCTGTTTCGTGAAAATGGCTCATTTCTGTCTGCTTAAAAATTTTCTAATTGATGTTTTTGATAATGTTGCTTACCAATAAGATGGTTATAAAACACGTTCAAACTAAATTACTAAAAATCAAATCCTGAAGATCTACCCAAGTTGATCATTACACAACGGAATCCAATATAAGATCTCGCTTGTGTCTCAAACTCGTATGATCTAGTACCTGTTTGGATGTAATAAGGAATATCTTTCCAAGATCCTCCTCTTACAATCTTCTTAGGTTCATTAGGATCTGTATAAGTTGGGTTCAAGTCCCAAACAATCGGATAACCAGCAGGGTTGTAAGCATCATCACACCACTCTGCAACATTACCTGACATATCATACAAACCAAATCCGTTAGGGAAATAAGCTGCAACTGGAGATGTATATGAATATCCATCATCATAATAGTTACCTCTACCTGGTTTGAAGTTTGCTAAAGCACATCCCTTACCATTTCTCACGTAAGGTCCACCCCAAGGGTATTTCGCCATATCAAGACCACCTCTTGCAGAATATTCCCACTCTGCTTCTGTTGGTAATCTAAATGCTGGCATTTCCGCCATACCTTGCTCTGTTCTATATCCGTTGTAGTGTCTTGTTCTCCAAGCACAGAATTCAACTGCAGCTCTTCTTGTAACACCTACTACTGGATAATCGTCAAATGCAGGATGACTGTAGTAATAGTCTTGCATAGGCTCACCCATATGGTAAGAGAAATCTTTTTCCCAAACAGTAGTGTCTGGTCTTAATTCCTCTTGAATCTGTTCGTAAGTCCAGTCTGCACTAGTATCAGATTCAGCCTCCATACCTTCAATAAATTGACGGTATTCATTGTTTGTAATCTCTGTCTCATCCATGAAGAAGCCACTAATAGTAACTTGTTTGTTCATGTTGATCATAGAGTACGTAATATCTTCATCTGCCTGTCCCATGTGGAATGTACCACCAGGAACGTTCGTCATACCGTAAGGTATAACTTGCGCATCCCATTCAGGACGGTCTTGAGAGCCTATTAACTCTCCACCATCAGAGCCGCTTCCGCCTCCTAATAGGCCGCCCCCTCCACAACTCTGAGTTAAGACAGCCAAAATGCTTAACAAACCCGTAAGCCTTTGTAATGACAAGCTTTTCATATTCTAAAAATTCTCCTCTTGGATATTATTTTGTTTCTTATCTGATAGATAGTTAATAAAATCTAATCTAGATCGATAACACTTGGTAACAAAACAAAAATGAATCCAAAAAGAGGAAATCGTAAAAAAAAATTAAAAAAGTAGGTCTATTATTCCTAAATCAATCATGTCTGTAACGTGGTGTACGTATAGCTGAAGGTGTTTTTGTACCAAACGAATTAAAACTAAATGATAGTATTATTTCATGGCTTGTTGGTGCCTTTGCAGATTGATCTTTCATCGTATAATCGAAAGCATAACCAAGGTGTAACTTTCTGCTTTTCAAAGCATATACACCTGCTAAAATACTTAAAGCTTCTATTTCTCTAATTCCTGCACCCACGTAAACCCATTCTTGTAGGTTTGCTAATAACGTAGCATCGAAGGTAAATGTGTCCAAATCTGACTTGATTAATACAGAAGGTTGTAAAATAACATTATTTGTAATATCAAAAGACATCCCGAACATTCCGTTGAAAGACATTTTCAAAGCTGAAAATGGGCTATTTTCACCACCTACAAACTCTGATGGCACCAAATGTTTCGCTGCAATACCTGCATATAATCGTTCATGTTGAAAGTATACACCTGCTGATACATCAGGAACAATTGAATTTAAAGATTGTCCTGATCTAAGAAATGGATCATTCTCATTAACAAAGCGTAAGCGTTCTTCATTTACTGAACGATCATAAACTCCTCCTCTCAAACCAAATGATAAAGTACCTTTCTTTACCGGTACATAGTAAGATACTGAAAGCTGAGCTTCCAAATTCCTCATCAAGCCTACATCATCATTTAACACATGAAAACCTACACCCAATTTTTTAGAGTTAATAGGAGCCGTTAATGAAAAAAACTGAGTATTCAGCGTCCCGGTATCATCAAAAGTACCTTCATAGCCTAACCATTGAGTACGATGAATTAGAGATGCCTCTGCATCTTCTGAAGTCATCCCTACGGCAGCAGGGTTATGAAATGGTTTAGAAAACATGTACTGTGTAAACTGAGGATCTTGTTGTGCTTTAGTTTCATAAGAGATGATAAAGAAAACAATACCGCTTAATAGTAACGCTTTGAATTGCTGCATAGCTTTAAAGTCAACAGATGTTTTGAACAAGGGTTAGATTTATGAGTAATATTTGAGTTGAATAGATGAATTCAAATCAGGTATTCAAATAATTTGAGGAGACTTTTTAAAGATTGCCCCTTATACAATTAACAAAAAAATACATTGGTTTCCATGGATTTTGAACAAAAAAAAGCACTACATCTTAATTCAAATGTAGTGCTTCAATAAAAAAGTAATTTTCTTTATAGATCATTCGCTTCTTTAATGTACAATTCAATAGCTCCTGTCATAGATGGGGCATTTGGTAATGGTGCTTCCACATCCAAATGTAATCCTGCATCTCTAACTGCAGAGGCTGTTGTAGGTCCAAACGCTGCAATACGAGTCTCTTTTTGCTCGAAATCAGGGAAGTTTGTAAACAATGATTTAATACCAGAAGGGCTGAAGAATGCAATCATATCGTAGAAGATATCGCTTAGATCAGATAGATCTGCAGCAACTGTACGATAAATAATCGCTTCATTCATCTCAATACCAGCCTCATCCATAAAGTTTGGAATATCTTCCTTTCTAATGTCTGAACAAGGGAATAAGTATTTTTCTGACTTATGTTTTTTGAACAAATCAAACATATCTCTTGCAGTTTTGTAGCCAGTAAAAAGCTTACGCTTTCTAACTACAATATACTTTTGCAGATAATTTGCTGTTTGCTCTGAAATACAGAAGTATTTCATATCTGAAGGAACCTCGACTTTTAGTTCCTTACATAATCTAAAGAAATGATCAATTGCATTTCTTGATGTGAAAATAACGGCTGTATGCTCAAGAATATTAATCTTCTGTGATCTAAATTCCTTCGCAGTTACACCTTTTACTTCAATAAAAGGGCGGAAATCAATTTTAATCCCATACTTCTCACCTAATTTATGGTAAGGAGAGTTCTGGTTTGCGGGCTCTGGCTGTGACACCAATATCGATTTTACAGCTTTCTTCACCTCTTTTCCTGCTATGTCGTTTGCCATGCTTTTTCTATATTTTTAAAAAGCCCTCGGACTTGTTTGTGAGTTATAAGAAATCAACCAATGAATACCTTTACTGCCAAAAGGGACGGAAGGAATTCAGTCGCGCAAAAATACGAAAATAAATAATTAAATCTAAGGTTTACTTGTTTAGATACAGCGATATACACTAAAAAACTCTTTAAAAAGAAGGCAATTCCAATAAAGTTTCTCATAAAATCCCATGATATATAAAATGGGTTTAACGTCCATAATACACATAAAAACAGGTAAAACAATACATAAACCCATGTCAATTTATAGAATTCTAAACTGTGTACAGAAGACACTTGAGAATTACTAAAAATATTTCCTAAAAAATAAATCACAAAGAGTCTAAAAGCTACAAATGCAAAGATTGCAAGTATAACATAGAATACATTTATAAAGAATTCTGACATGTTTCTATTCAACTCTGGAGAGTTCACTTCAGAAAGCCAAATATCTCCTTTTCCAAAGAGCATCATCGACAAGCTTCCTACCAAAGCAAATGAAAAAAGAAACATGATTAATTGAAGAGTATTCATTTTTGTATCATCCGACCTACCCAATGTAACACCTTCGAATGACTTTAAAATATTATCAGTACCAGTCTTTAATCCTCCAATTCTTGAAAAAACTCCTACTAAGACAAAAACGATAATAGACCACATCAATAACATCGATCTATAACTAGAGTCATGACGTACGATCAATCCTTCATTGAAGTTTTCTTCTTGTGTTTTCTTTGTAATTGTTCTGTAAGAATAGGGTTTATCAGCTAAATATGCTGTTGGATGATCTCCTTGTACTGTATTTACAACTATAAGAACTTCTCCAGATTTCTTTACTCGATCCAGAAGTTCATCATTATTAAAGAAGATTTTATTGTTCTTACCTTTGGCTACATCTTGCAGTTGATTATTAATAAATACTGCAGCACCATCAGGTAAGAGTATTTCAATACCCAATCCACTTAGATCTTCTACATGAAGTAACATGTAGAAATTTTTCGTAAATGGATGTTGCTCTGGCACATAAGGAACGAATCCTGACACTGCATCATCATAAATCATCCACTTATCTTCCAATGAATAAAAATTGGAGGCAAAATTCTTTGTTGAAAAGAATAGGATGATCAATAAAGAGATCTTTATTATTCTACTCATTAAATTATTTTCTATCTCTAGAATCTATAATTATCGTTACAGGTCCATCATTTAACAGCGATACTTGCATATCCGCTCCAAACTCTCCTGTTTGTATCGATTTACCTGTCAACTCCTCTAACTTTTTTATCATATCATTATACAAAGGGATGGCTTTCTCAGGAGGAGCTGCATTGATATAAGATGGACGATTCCCTTTTTTTGTACTGGCATGCAATGTAAACTGTGAAATCAATAATATATCACCATCTACATCACCTAATGCTAAATTCATTTTTCCGTTTTCATCAGAAAAAATACGCATCCCTACTATTTTCTTCGCTAACCATTCAATATCTGAAAGGTCATCTTCATGTCCAACCCCTAATAAAATGAGTAACCCTGATGTTATTTCTCCTTTTACTTCTCCTTCAATTTCTACCTTGGCAGAAGTTACTCTTTGTATAACTGCGTTCATTAGTTATGACTATTGTTATAAATTCAATACTCGAATTCCACGAATTTAATCGAATCCAACAATTTTTTTTAATCTTGATTTATTTTTGATTAAAATAGTGGTATAAACTTTGATGATTTTTTAAATTATTCAGATTAAACGATAACTAAACAGTATTTTCATACTCGGTTTAAAATAAAAAGCAAAATTTTAAGTTATACGTATATCAACTCCAAAAAAGAGAAAATTATTTTACCATGAGAAGGATCTTCATATTACTCCTAGTTGCATTTAGTGTTGTTGCTTTTGACAACGATGCTTTCGCCCAAAAGAAAAAGAAAAAAGACAAAGGCGGTAACGATAAAAAGTCTGAGAAGAAAGAAATTAAAGAATGGAAAAAGAAGCTTAAAGAAACTGATCCATTAAAATTTAGAGATATGACACAGGAGCTAAACACTTTACGTGGTCAAGCTTCAGGCTTAAAAGCTGAGATCTCTAAACTAGAACAAGAAAAAGAGACTTTTAATCAACAATTAAAAGAAAAGGACAACGAGATTGCAGACTTAAAAGCTGAGTTAGCAAAACTGAAGAAGAAAATGGACAATAATGTGTCTGCTTCAGGAGATGATTACACTAAAGGAGTTGTTTACAAAGTACAAGTTGGTGCTTTCAAAAATAGAGACCTTTCTAAATTCCAAGATAAAGGTAATTTCTGGATGGAAGATCAAGATGGTTTAAAGAAATACACTATCGCTTACTTCCGTGATTATGGAGAGGCTGATCAATTTAAAAAGTACATGAGAGCAATGGGTGTAAAAGATGCATGGATCGTTGCTTATGAAGATAATACACGTAAGGACATTAAGGATGTTCAACGTAAAAGTGGTAGATAATTAACTGTTTAAAATCTTTCACTTTAAAAAAGCCCTTAGAAGTTTATTTCTAAGGGCTTTTTTGTATCTTAATTGTGATACTTAAATAATGACCTATGGCAAAAAAAGTAAACCTAAATATTGAAATTGTTGCTTACAATGATATTTCTGAATTAAGTGAAAGCGACAGAAACCTTTTATCATTAGCTGAAGACGCTACTCATCGTTCGTATGCACCTTATTCAAATTTTAATGTCGGAGCTGCATTACTTCTTGAAAATGGTGAAATCATTTCGGCGAATAATCAAGAAAATGCCGCCTACCCATCAGGTATGTGTGCAGAAAGGAATGCGATATATTATGCAGGAGCTACTTATCCCAATGAAAAAATATTGACAATTGCCATTGCAGCAAGAAAAGGTGAAGAAACGAGTTTTATTCCAATATCACCTTGTGGATCTTGTAGACAAGCAATGTTAGAATATGAAGTAAAACAAGACCAGCCTATTCGCTTAATAATGAAAGGACATAAGGAAATTTTTGAGTTACACTCTATTTCCGATCTCTTACCATTTAAGTTTACTCAAAAAGACTTATTTGAATAAAATCACCTTCGGGCTGATAAACGTTTCATTACTTGATCCCCAAAATCAGCCTGACTTGCCTTCTTATAATACTTTTTTCTATTGTTTTGATCTCCTTCAATCTCGAAAATTGTAGTGAGATAAGCATACAGGAACGGTTTTATATAGTTTTGCCTTGTTGTTAGATGTGTAAGATCTTCTTCTACACCTAACAACATTTTTTTTGCCTCATCATAATCATGCATTTCATAAAACCTCATGCCCTCTATCATTTGTCCTGCTAAAATATAAAATGAGTCTGTTGATACCTGCAACACACTTATCTTCTCCACAGCATTTGAATCATTTAATGCATCAAAACCCGACATCACCAATAAGGATTCGTAAATAAACCACTGATTTTCTTGA from Flammeovirga agarivorans includes these protein-coding regions:
- the dtd gene encoding D-aminoacyl-tRNA deacylase; this encodes MNAVIQRVTSAKVEIEGEVKGEITSGLLILLGVGHEDDLSDIEWLAKKIVGMRIFSDENGKMNLALGDVDGDILLISQFTLHASTKKGNRPSYINAAPPEKAIPLYNDMIKKLEELTGKSIQTGEFGADMQVSLLNDGPVTIIIDSRDRK
- a CDS encoding DUF4271 domain-containing protein, whose amino-acid sequence is MSRIIKISLLIILFFSTKNFASNFYSLEDKWMIYDDAVSGFVPYVPEQHPFTKNFYMLLHVEDLSGLGIEILLPDGAAVFINNQLQDVAKGKNNKIFFNNDELLDRVKKSGEVLIVVNTVQGDHPTAYLADKPYSYRTITKKTQEENFNEGLIVRHDSSYRSMLLMWSIIVFVLVGVFSRIGGLKTGTDNILKSFEGVTLGRSDDTKMNTLQLIMFLFSFALVGSLSMMLFGKGDIWLSEVNSPELNRNMSEFFINVFYVILAIFAFVAFRLFVIYFLGNIFSNSQVSSVHSLEFYKLTWVYVLFYLFLCVLWTLNPFYISWDFMRNFIGIAFFLKSFLVYIAVSKQVNLRFNYLFSYFCATEFLPSLLAVKVFIG
- the porL gene encoding type IX secretion system motor protein PorL/GldL, whose amino-acid sequence is MSHFHETGRQKFYRVYVPILTNLGASVVIIGAMFKILHLPNGGPILAAGLITEALLFFMGAFAPAPPVEKHYDWELAYPELLSGEAAAPKKKAKADPSKDLAALGAMDKLLADAKLTPEVFKNFGSGMENLNKSVGQMKSVASVAGASDEYSRSLQVATKSMGDLNKSFSTTVTAMKTMEGTAADSKAHQAQVQAITKNLGALNAVYEMELKDANNHLKTINKFHGNLATAVQSMDEASKEASKFKTQMSTLTTNLTQLNNVYGKMLTAMKG
- a CDS encoding uroporphyrinogen-III synthase, with amino-acid sequence MANDIAGKEVKKAVKSILVSQPEPANQNSPYHKLGEKYGIKIDFRPFIEVKGVTAKEFRSQKINILEHTAVIFTSRNAIDHFFRLCKELKVEVPSDMKYFCISEQTANYLQKYIVVRKRKLFTGYKTARDMFDLFKKHKSEKYLFPCSDIRKEDIPNFMDEAGIEMNEAIIYRTVAADLSDLSDIFYDMIAFFSPSGIKSLFTNFPDFEQKETRIAAFGPTTASAVRDAGLHLDVEAPLPNAPSMTGAIELYIKEANDL
- the cdd gene encoding cytidine deaminase: MAKKVNLNIEIVAYNDISELSESDRNLLSLAEDATHRSYAPYSNFNVGAALLLENGEIISANNQENAAYPSGMCAERNAIYYAGATYPNEKILTIAIAARKGEETSFIPISPCGSCRQAMLEYEVKQDQPIRLIMKGHKEIFELHSISDLLPFKFTQKDLFE
- a CDS encoding Ezrin/radixin/moesin family protein, which produces MRRIFILLLVAFSVVAFDNDAFAQKKKKKDKGGNDKKSEKKEIKEWKKKLKETDPLKFRDMTQELNTLRGQASGLKAEISKLEQEKETFNQQLKEKDNEIADLKAELAKLKKKMDNNVSASGDDYTKGVVYKVQVGAFKNRDLSKFQDKGNFWMEDQDGLKKYTIAYFRDYGEADQFKKYMRAMGVKDAWIVAYEDNTRKDIKDVQRKSGR
- a CDS encoding PorP/SprF family type IX secretion system membrane protein, translated to MQQFKALLLSGIVFFIISYETKAQQDPQFTQYMFSKPFHNPAAVGMTSEDAEASLIHRTQWLGYEGTFDDTGTLNTQFFSLTAPINSKKLGVGFHVLNDDVGLMRNLEAQLSVSYYVPVKKGTLSFGLRGGVYDRSVNEERLRFVNENDPFLRSGQSLNSIVPDVSAGVYFQHERLYAGIAAKHLVPSEFVGGENSPFSALKMSFNGMFGMSFDITNNVILQPSVLIKSDLDTFTFDATLLANLQEWVYVGAGIREIEALSILAGVYALKSRKLHLGYAFDYTMKDQSAKAPTSHEIILSFSFNSFGTKTPSAIRTPRYRHD
- the porK gene encoding T9SS ring complex lipoprotein PorK/GldK, encoding MKSLSLQRLTGLLSILAVLTQSCGGGGLLGGGSGSDGGELIGSQDRPEWDAQVIPYGMTNVPGGTFHMGQADEDITYSMINMNKQVTISGFFMDETEITNNEYRQFIEGMEAESDTSADWTYEQIQEELRPDTTVWEKDFSYHMGEPMQDYYYSHPAFDDYPVVGVTRRAAVEFCAWRTRHYNGYRTEQGMAEMPAFRLPTEAEWEYSARGGLDMAKYPWGGPYVRNGKGCALANFKPGRGNYYDDGYSYTSPVAAYFPNGFGLYDMSGNVAEWCDDAYNPAGYPIVWDLNPTYTDPNEPKKIVRGGSWKDIPYYIQTGTRSYEFETQARSYIGFRCVMINLGRSSGFDF
- the porM gene encoding type IX secretion system motor protein PorM/GldM, producing MAGGKETPRQRMIGLMYLVLMAMLALNVSNTVLDKFMFIEQSLENSNGITHQENDRQLHAIEAAVAKKNNEITKEVLSEAQALRKETSKVIAYIDDLKKEIIEKTGGKENGELKGKSDTQIPGNILIGVEGAKKKGKAYDLEKKLNELAKHYDAVAEKFDTTKTWKKIGKLAKPAKDMPQYKNDKDNKNKDFAYIQFEETPAAACMAILSEMSSEVLQNETKVLKVLNDRVGGRVVFDKVVAVVKPTSKYVAAGLDYEATMFIAASSSAAKPRMQYNGSSIKVVDGVGEVKFPAKPVKYDKNGRSTQTWKGAITYTTPFGDTTLLVEEEYVVVKPSISVNSATVNALYRNVANKLVVDVPALGESYNPRFTATNAKVMSKGKVATIIPTLKAKSVNLTVTSGGNKIGTKSFKTRGVPKPSIEFPGVDLKKGISRKTSKLRVRPVADSEFKAALPDEANYRVVDWEATVAFGTKPIGKPIRLTGGKQDMDIGNILRNAPKTDGVRIVIDVKKVVRKNSQGNTETVPGVGGITTIAVY